A part of Pectobacterium cacticida genomic DNA contains:
- the minE gene encoding cell division topological specificity factor MinE — MALLDFFLSRKKNTANIAKERLQIIVAERRRGDSEPHYLPQLKRDILEVICKYVQIDPEMVTVQLEQKGDDISVLELNVTLPEAEETPK; from the coding sequence ATGGCTTTACTCGACTTTTTTCTGTCCCGCAAAAAAAACACGGCCAATATTGCCAAGGAACGGCTGCAAATTATTGTCGCGGAGCGGCGCCGTGGAGACAGTGAACCCCATTATCTACCACAATTAAAACGCGATATTCTTGAAGTCATCTGTAAATATGTCCAGATCGATCCAGAAATGGTAACGGTTCAGCTCGAACAAAAAGGTGATGATATTTCCGTTCTCGAATTGAACGTGACGTTACCCGAAGCAGAGGAAACGCCAAAATAA
- the rnd gene encoding ribonuclease D, protein MNYQLITSDTELEQVCNQARRFSHVALDTEFVRTRTYYPQLGLIQLFDGDRLSLIDPLTVTNWSPFQALLQDEQVKKFLHAGSEDLEVFLNAFGVVPSPFIDTQILAAFLGKPLSYGFAALVADYTGIMLDKSESRTDWLARPLSEKQCDYAAADVFYLLPVATQLEADTQAAGWMRAALDECLQLCSRKQDILSPMLAYREFGNAWQLRGRQLACLQRLAEWRLRKARERDSAVNFVVREENLLQVARFLPTSLGELSSLGLSGPEIRYHGKTLLDCVAETEALNESDFPPPVINLIDYPGYKIVFKAIKSLVQRVSVQSGLSTELLASRRQINRLLSWHWKLNGQDAGIPEMLSGWRGELYGDELREIIQGY, encoded by the coding sequence TTGAATTATCAGTTGATCACGTCCGACACAGAGTTAGAACAGGTTTGTAACCAGGCGCGACGTTTTTCCCACGTGGCTTTGGACACCGAGTTTGTCAGAACACGTACTTATTATCCGCAACTAGGGCTGATTCAATTATTCGATGGCGATCGGCTTTCACTAATTGACCCGTTAACAGTGACAAATTGGTCACCTTTCCAGGCACTCCTGCAAGACGAGCAGGTTAAAAAATTCTTGCATGCGGGTAGCGAAGATCTGGAGGTGTTTCTTAATGCGTTTGGCGTAGTGCCATCGCCTTTTATTGATACGCAAATTCTGGCTGCCTTTTTAGGCAAACCGCTCTCCTATGGCTTTGCCGCGCTGGTGGCCGACTATACCGGGATCATGCTGGATAAGAGCGAGTCGAGAACCGACTGGCTGGCGCGACCGCTGAGTGAAAAACAGTGCGATTATGCCGCCGCCGATGTGTTTTACCTGTTGCCGGTGGCCACCCAACTGGAGGCCGATACGCAAGCCGCAGGGTGGATGCGAGCCGCGCTTGATGAGTGCCTTCAGCTTTGTTCGAGGAAGCAGGATATCTTGTCGCCGATGTTAGCCTATCGCGAATTCGGTAACGCCTGGCAGTTACGGGGACGACAGCTGGCTTGCCTTCAACGTTTGGCTGAATGGCGTTTGCGTAAAGCCCGTGAGCGGGATAGTGCAGTCAATTTTGTCGTGCGTGAAGAAAACCTATTGCAGGTGGCGCGTTTTCTGCCTACATCGCTGGGGGAACTGAGTTCACTCGGGTTGAGCGGTCCGGAAATTCGTTACCATGGGAAAACGCTATTGGACTGCGTCGCTGAAACCGAAGCGCTGAATGAGTCCGATTTCCCCCCGCCGGTGATTAACCTGATTGATTATCCTGGCTATAAAATTGTCTTTAAAGCGATCAAGTCGTTGGTACAGCGCGTGAGCGTACAGAGTGGTTTATCCACCGAGTTATTGGCATCACGGCGGCAAATTAATCGCTTGCTCAGTTGGCACTGGAAATTGAATGGTCAGGATGCAGGTATACCAGAGATGTTATCCGGGTGGCGCGGGGAATTATATGGCGATGAATTGCGTGAGATCATACAGGGTTATTAA
- the fadD gene encoding long-chain-fatty-acid--CoA ligase FadD, protein MPLKKYLRSNVLEKIWLSRYPVDVPAEIDPDRYSSLIEMFENSVKRYADRPAFINMGEVMTFRQLDTRSRAFAAYLQNQLKLQKGDRVALMMPNLLQYPIALFGALRAGMVVVNVNPLYTPPELVHQLKDSGANTIVIVSNFAHTLEHVIHETAVKQVILTHMGDQLPTIKGMLVNAVVKYIKRRVPRYHLPQAIPFRRVLREGQYQPYSRPNINHQDLAFLQYTGGTTGVAKGAMLTHRNMLANIEQIKGAYGAVLQDGEERVVTALPLYHIFALTVNALLFFELGGRNLLITNPRDIPALVKELKRFPFTVITGVNTLFNALLNNKAFHQLDFSTLRLSVGGGAPVQQTVAERWERATGKHLLEGYGLTESAPLVSGNPYDLKRHSGSIGLPVPSTDVRIIDDDGNDVGPGESGELWVRGPQVMQGYWQQPAATEDVLKDGWLATGDVVTSDEEGFLRIVDRKKDMILVSGFNVYPSEIEAVINRHPDVSESAAIGVEHESTGEAVKAFVVRRGATLTKAALIGYCRQNLTGYKVPKEIEFCDDLPKSNVGKILRRELRDRIHPRENDAA, encoded by the coding sequence ATGCCATTAAAGAAATATCTCAGGAGTAACGTCTTAGAAAAAATTTGGCTATCACGCTACCCGGTGGATGTTCCGGCGGAAATTGATCCGGATCGTTATTCATCGCTAATTGAAATGTTTGAAAATAGTGTAAAGCGTTATGCCGATCGCCCCGCATTTATTAATATGGGTGAGGTGATGACCTTTCGTCAATTGGACACGCGCAGCCGGGCATTTGCTGCCTATCTGCAAAATCAGCTTAAGTTGCAAAAAGGCGATCGCGTGGCGCTGATGATGCCCAATCTGCTGCAATATCCTATCGCATTGTTTGGCGCGTTGCGCGCGGGAATGGTGGTGGTTAACGTGAACCCCCTGTATACGCCGCCGGAATTGGTGCACCAATTAAAAGACAGCGGAGCAAACACGATAGTTATCGTGTCAAACTTTGCGCATACGCTGGAACATGTCATTCATGAAACCGCTGTTAAGCAGGTTATCCTAACCCATATGGGAGACCAACTCCCTACGATAAAAGGCATGCTCGTCAATGCTGTCGTAAAGTACATTAAACGACGGGTTCCCCGCTATCATCTACCGCAGGCGATACCCTTCCGCCGTGTTCTGCGGGAAGGGCAATATCAACCGTATAGTCGGCCCAATATAAACCATCAAGACCTGGCCTTTCTGCAATATACCGGCGGGACTACTGGTGTCGCTAAGGGAGCAATGCTTACACACCGTAATATGCTGGCCAATATTGAACAGATTAAAGGGGCTTACGGTGCGGTTCTGCAAGACGGTGAGGAACGGGTTGTTACGGCATTGCCGCTTTATCATATCTTTGCGCTCACGGTAAATGCGCTTCTATTCTTTGAATTAGGCGGAAGGAATTTGTTAATTACCAACCCCCGCGATATCCCTGCGCTTGTGAAAGAACTGAAACGGTTCCCATTTACGGTCATCACTGGCGTTAATACCCTATTTAACGCACTGCTCAATAATAAAGCATTCCACCAATTGGATTTCTCTACGTTACGTCTCTCTGTTGGCGGAGGGGCGCCGGTGCAACAAACCGTAGCAGAACGTTGGGAAAGAGCCACGGGGAAACATTTGTTGGAGGGGTATGGACTAACGGAGAGCGCGCCGCTGGTGTCGGGAAATCCATACGATCTTAAGCGCCATAGCGGTAGTATCGGGCTTCCTGTGCCGTCAACGGATGTCCGAATTATTGACGATGATGGCAATGACGTTGGCCCTGGCGAATCAGGAGAGTTGTGGGTGAGAGGGCCACAGGTCATGCAAGGATACTGGCAGCAACCCGCCGCAACGGAGGATGTATTAAAAGATGGCTGGCTGGCAACAGGTGACGTTGTCACGTCAGATGAGGAAGGATTTTTACGGATCGTCGATCGCAAAAAAGATATGATTCTGGTTTCCGGCTTTAATGTTTATCCGTCAGAAATTGAAGCCGTTATCAACCGCCATCCAGACGTATCCGAATCGGCCGCGATCGGCGTGGAACATGAGTCCACCGGTGAAGCGGTAAAAGCCTTTGTCGTGAGGCGCGGTGCCACATTAACCAAAGCCGCGCTGATTGGGTATTGTCGACAAAACTTGACCGGTTATAAAGTGCCTAAAGAGATCGAGTTTTGTGATGATTTGCCTAAATCCAACGTGGGTAAAATCCTGCGCCGCGAGCTACGCGATCGTATTCATCCCAGGGAAAATGACGCAGCCTGA